In a single window of the Aminomonas paucivorans DSM 12260 genome:
- the codY gene encoding GTP-sensing pleiotropic transcriptional regulator CodY, producing the protein MNTPKELVESRPKILNPSAMQDLLEKARLVGRALQNRKDRSGPDYQRLAKLLCDLSAANVYVINREGRILGYAWISAYDCPIMADILAVNMLPESYVERLNQYHESILNHTDHGMCAYADQPCTYSNKHVLYVPVNGGGERLGTLILARFGCPFDTRDLVLAEYLATVVGLEILHDRTRSIEERGRERLIVQMAMRALSYSEVESVKHIIEDLGGSEGVVVASRVADRVGVTRSVIVNALRKLGSAGIIESRSLGMKGTYIKVLSPLFLEELGIGE; encoded by the coding sequence GTGAACACGCCCAAAGAATTGGTGGAATCCCGACCGAAGATCCTGAACCCCTCGGCCATGCAGGACCTGCTCGAAAAAGCCCGGCTGGTGGGCAGGGCCCTCCAGAACCGCAAGGACCGCAGCGGCCCGGATTACCAGCGTCTGGCCAAGCTTCTCTGCGACCTTTCCGCCGCCAACGTGTACGTCATCAACCGGGAGGGGCGCATCCTGGGCTATGCCTGGATCAGCGCCTACGACTGCCCCATCATGGCGGACATCCTGGCGGTCAACATGCTGCCGGAGAGCTATGTGGAGCGGCTCAACCAGTACCACGAGTCCATCCTGAACCACACGGACCACGGCATGTGCGCCTATGCGGACCAGCCCTGCACCTACTCCAACAAGCACGTGCTCTACGTCCCCGTCAACGGAGGAGGAGAGCGTCTGGGCACCCTCATCCTGGCCCGTTTCGGCTGTCCCTTCGACACCCGGGACCTGGTGCTGGCGGAGTACCTGGCCACGGTGGTGGGCCTGGAGATCCTCCACGACCGCACCCGGTCCATCGAGGAGCGGGGACGGGAGCGGCTCATCGTCCAGATGGCCATGCGGGCCCTCTCCTATTCCGAGGTGGAGTCGGTGAAGCACATCATCGAGGATCTGGGAGGGTCGGAGGGCGTGGTGGTGGCCAGCCGGGTGGCGGACCGCGTGGGGGTCACCCGCAGCGTCATCGTGAACGCCCTGCGCAAGCTGGGAAGCGCCGGGATCATCGAAAGCCGCAGCCTGGGCATGAAGGGTACCTACATCAAGGTCCTGAGCCCCCTGTTCCTGGAGGAGCTGGGGATCGGAGAGTAG
- the trmFO gene encoding methylenetetrahydrofolate--tRNA-(uracil(54)-C(5))-methyltransferase (FADH(2)-oxidizing) TrmFO — translation MADPITLVGGGLAGSEAAWQLASRGVAVRLFEMRPRATTPAHTTDLLGELVCSNSLGADQTTSPAGILKGELETLGSLILACARRHRVPAGRALAVDRERFAREVTRTLEEHPLVEVVREEVTALPEGPAILASGPLTSPSLAEALRNLVGEDFLAFHDAVAPIVTLESVDPERSYRGSRYGQGEDYVNCPLDEPTYRAFRQALVEAVQAPRHDFEVKQRFFEGCLPIEEIARRGEDTLRFGPMRPVGLPDPSGREPFAVVQLRQDNEEGTLYNLVGFQTNLLWGEQDRIFRLIPALERAEFVRKGVMHRNLFVCAPRVLDGFLRPRGREDLFLAGQVTGVEGYLESTAMGAAAALFLLARLRGEELPVFPRKTALGSLLHYLKDARPETFQPMNVNLGIFPKLERKIKSRTERCEAYGVRSAEALEGFLADHPWCRGSS, via the coding sequence ATGGCTGATCCCATCACCCTGGTGGGGGGCGGCCTGGCGGGTTCCGAGGCGGCGTGGCAGCTTGCCTCCCGGGGCGTGGCGGTGCGCCTCTTCGAGATGCGTCCCCGGGCCACCACGCCCGCCCATACCACGGACCTCCTGGGGGAGCTGGTGTGCAGCAACTCCCTGGGGGCAGACCAGACCACCAGCCCCGCAGGGATCCTCAAGGGGGAGCTGGAGACCCTGGGCAGCCTGATCCTGGCCTGTGCCCGTCGACACCGGGTGCCCGCCGGGCGGGCCCTGGCGGTGGATCGGGAGCGTTTCGCCCGGGAGGTGACCCGGACCCTTGAGGAGCACCCCCTGGTGGAGGTGGTGCGGGAGGAGGTCACGGCCCTGCCCGAGGGTCCGGCCATCCTCGCCTCGGGTCCCCTCACCAGCCCTTCTCTGGCGGAAGCCCTCCGGAACCTGGTGGGGGAGGATTTTCTGGCCTTCCACGACGCCGTGGCCCCCATCGTCACCCTGGAGAGCGTGGACCCCGAACGCAGCTACCGGGGCAGCCGCTACGGCCAGGGGGAGGACTACGTGAACTGTCCCCTGGACGAACCCACCTACCGGGCCTTCCGGCAGGCCCTGGTGGAGGCGGTGCAGGCCCCACGACACGACTTCGAGGTGAAGCAGCGGTTCTTCGAGGGCTGCCTGCCCATCGAGGAGATCGCCCGCCGGGGGGAGGACACCCTGCGCTTCGGTCCCATGCGCCCCGTGGGGCTCCCGGACCCCTCGGGGAGGGAACCCTTCGCGGTGGTGCAGCTTCGCCAGGACAACGAAGAGGGCACCCTCTACAACCTGGTGGGGTTCCAGACCAACCTCCTCTGGGGGGAGCAGGACCGCATCTTCCGCCTGATTCCCGCCCTGGAGAGGGCGGAGTTCGTCCGCAAGGGGGTCATGCACCGGAACCTCTTCGTCTGTGCACCTCGTGTGCTGGACGGTTTTCTCCGTCCCCGAGGCCGGGAGGACCTCTTCCTGGCGGGGCAGGTGACGGGGGTGGAGGGGTACCTGGAGAGCACCGCCATGGGAGCCGCCGCGGCCCTGTTCCTCCTGGCCCGGCTTCGGGGGGAGGAACTGCCCGTCTTCCCTCGGAAGACCGCCCTGGGTTCCCTGCTCCACTACCTGAAGGACGCCCGCCCCGAGACCTTCCAGCCCATGAACGTGAACCTGGGGATCTTTCCCAAGCTGGAGCGGAAGATCAAGAGCCGCACGGAACGCTGCGAGGCCTACGGGGTCCGCTCTGCCGAGGCGCTGGAGGGTTTCCTGGCGGACCATCCCTGGTGCCGCGGTTCCTCCTGA
- the hslU gene encoding ATP-dependent protease ATPase subunit HslU, whose amino-acid sequence MTGTGDSLTPRTVVAYLDRYIVGQDKAKRAVAVALRNRIRRRRLPEELAREVSPKNILMVGPTGVGKTEIARRLARLVEAPFVKVEATKFTEVGYVGRDVESMIRDLVEASVQMVRRRLIEEVQEPAARAAEERILDALLPRPKTEAAVPDFLRLFGAGRETPPPAASPAPPEPEVREGTREKLRELLRAGKLDGRSVEVEVPEGSRVGMTLMGAGGLEEMGLNLGELLGGLMPKRTKRKTVTVEEARRLLQAEEAEKLVDQEAVVREAVAKAEQEGILFVDEIDKIAGGGSGHGGPDVSREGVQRDLLPIVEGCVVQTKYGPVQTDHMLFIAAGAFHKTKPSDLVPELQGRLPIRVELQPLREEDLVRILGEPESSLVRQYEALLGTEGVRLRFEESGLRALAALAARMNRDLEDIGARRLHTLLEQLLEEISFQAPETEEQDVTVDAPYVEGRLGPLSEDREARKYLL is encoded by the coding sequence ATGACCGGAACCGGAGATTCCCTCACTCCCCGCACCGTGGTGGCCTATCTGGACCGCTACATCGTGGGGCAGGACAAGGCCAAGCGGGCCGTGGCGGTGGCCCTGCGCAACCGCATCCGCCGCCGCAGGCTCCCGGAAGAACTCGCCCGGGAGGTGTCCCCGAAGAACATTCTCATGGTGGGCCCCACGGGGGTGGGCAAGACGGAGATCGCCCGTCGCCTGGCCCGGCTGGTGGAGGCCCCCTTCGTCAAGGTGGAGGCCACCAAGTTCACCGAGGTGGGCTACGTGGGCCGGGACGTGGAGTCCATGATCCGGGACCTGGTGGAGGCGTCGGTGCAGATGGTGCGTCGTCGTCTCATCGAGGAGGTCCAGGAGCCCGCGGCTCGGGCGGCGGAGGAGCGCATCCTGGACGCCCTTCTGCCCCGTCCCAAGACCGAGGCCGCCGTCCCGGACTTCCTGCGCCTCTTCGGGGCGGGCCGGGAGACCCCTCCCCCTGCGGCGTCCCCGGCGCCCCCGGAGCCGGAAGTTCGGGAGGGAACCCGGGAGAAGCTGCGGGAACTCCTCCGGGCGGGCAAGCTGGACGGCCGCTCCGTGGAGGTGGAGGTCCCCGAGGGTTCCCGGGTGGGCATGACCCTCATGGGAGCGGGGGGTCTGGAGGAGATGGGCCTGAACCTGGGGGAACTCCTGGGGGGGCTCATGCCCAAGCGGACCAAGCGCAAGACCGTCACGGTGGAGGAGGCCCGGCGGCTTCTCCAGGCGGAGGAAGCGGAGAAGCTGGTGGACCAGGAGGCGGTGGTCCGGGAGGCGGTGGCCAAGGCGGAGCAGGAGGGCATCCTCTTCGTGGACGAGATCGACAAGATCGCCGGGGGCGGCTCCGGCCATGGGGGCCCCGACGTGAGCCGGGAGGGGGTCCAGCGGGACCTGCTCCCCATCGTGGAGGGCTGCGTGGTGCAGACCAAGTACGGCCCGGTGCAGACGGACCACATGCTCTTCATCGCCGCCGGGGCCTTCCACAAGACCAAGCCCTCCGACCTGGTGCCGGAGCTTCAGGGGCGCCTTCCCATCCGGGTGGAGCTTCAGCCCCTGCGGGAGGAGGACCTGGTCCGCATCCTGGGGGAGCCGGAAAGCAGCCTGGTGCGGCAGTACGAGGCCCTTCTGGGCACCGAAGGGGTGCGCCTCCGGTTCGAGGAGAGCGGCCTCCGTGCCCTGGCGGCCCTGGCGGCGCGGATGAACCGGGACCTGGAGGACATCGGCGCCCGGCGGCTTCATACCCTCCTGGAACAGCTCCTGGAGGAGATCAGTTTCCAGGCCCCCGAGACGGAGGAGCAGGACGTGACGGTGGACGCTCCCTACGTGGAGGGGCGACTGGGGCCCCTGTCGGAGGATCGGGAGGCCCGAAAGTACCTGCTGTAG
- the flgB gene encoding flagellar basal body rod protein FlgB, producing the protein MRGDLTWGVIQKDLEGLSRRMGSTTQNLANANTPKYVRREVSFEDQLEALIEAPRRLPLAVTDGHHMTNMPKGIEFVHPVESRVGNEVYRYDENNVDPETELARLAETRMMYQAMTRILGRKLSMYRTAIGGGR; encoded by the coding sequence ATGAGGGGCGATCTCACCTGGGGAGTCATCCAGAAGGACCTGGAAGGGCTGTCGCGGCGCATGGGCAGCACCACCCAGAACCTGGCCAACGCCAACACCCCCAAGTACGTCCGCCGCGAGGTCTCCTTCGAGGACCAGCTGGAGGCGCTCATCGAAGCGCCCCGGAGGCTTCCCCTGGCCGTCACCGACGGACACCACATGACCAACATGCCCAAGGGCATCGAGTTCGTCCATCCCGTGGAAAGCCGGGTGGGCAACGAGGTCTACCGGTACGACGAGAACAACGTGGATCCGGAGACGGAACTGGCCCGGCTGGCGGAGACCCGGATGATGTACCAGGCCATGACCCGCATCCTGGGCAGAAAGCTCTCCATGTACCGCACGGCCATCGGAGGTGGACGGTGA
- a CDS encoding tyrosine recombinase XerC — MNYAVDLAQFVEFLQLEGVEGPEGINRDRVRGFLRSLMGYGFAPTSAARKLSSVRGFTAYLTREGLVEQDPAAGVRGPKLPANLPRALAYPDVVRLLEEGPGGRHAQRDRLMLELLYGSGLRVSEAAGLDWEDLEPEERWLRVLGKGQKGRAVPFGRGVKELLQDWRPDPVTRQGPVFPGERGAPRITPRTIHRLVTQSARRVGLAGVTPHTLRHSFATHLLEGGASLRVVQELLGHESLLTTQRYLDITSDQMKRSYEQAHPRAGG, encoded by the coding sequence GTGAACTACGCCGTGGATCTCGCGCAGTTCGTCGAGTTCCTCCAGCTGGAGGGGGTCGAGGGGCCGGAGGGGATCAACCGGGACCGGGTGCGGGGCTTTCTGCGCAGCCTCATGGGGTACGGGTTCGCCCCCACCTCTGCGGCTCGCAAGCTCTCCTCCGTCCGGGGGTTCACCGCCTACCTGACCCGGGAGGGCCTCGTGGAGCAGGACCCCGCAGCAGGAGTCCGAGGCCCGAAGCTCCCGGCGAACCTGCCTCGCGCCCTGGCGTACCCCGACGTGGTCCGCCTGCTGGAGGAGGGGCCCGGCGGGCGTCATGCCCAGCGGGATCGGCTGATGCTGGAACTCCTCTACGGGTCGGGGCTTCGGGTCTCCGAGGCGGCGGGATTGGATTGGGAAGACCTGGAGCCGGAGGAACGGTGGCTGCGGGTTCTGGGAAAGGGCCAGAAGGGGCGGGCGGTGCCCTTCGGGCGAGGGGTGAAGGAGCTGTTGCAGGACTGGCGCCCCGACCCTGTGACCCGCCAGGGGCCGGTGTTTCCCGGGGAGCGGGGAGCGCCCCGCATCACCCCCCGGACGATCCACCGCCTGGTCACCCAGTCGGCCCGACGGGTCGGCCTGGCGGGGGTGACGCCCCACACCCTGAGGCACAGTTTCGCCACCCATCTCCTGGAGGGGGGGGCGTCCCTTCGGGTGGTGCAGGAACTGCTGGGGCACGAGAGCCTCCTCACCACCCAGCGCTATCTGGACATCACCTCGGATCAGATGAAACGAAGCTACGAACAAGCCCATCCGCGGGCGGGAGGTTGA
- the hslV gene encoding ATP-dependent protease subunit HslV, with protein MFKGTTILCVRKDGRVAMAGDGQVTLGSQIVKAGARKVRRLHEGQILAGFAGSTADAMTLLERFEKRLEENQGHLLRSAAALVKEWRTDKALRRLEAMLLVADREQTLLLSGAGDILEPEGGVASIGSGSGYALAAARGLLEGSDWAAGAIARRSLELASEICIYTNDQITLEELPQ; from the coding sequence GTGTTCAAAGGAACCACGATTCTCTGCGTGCGCAAGGACGGACGGGTGGCCATGGCCGGGGACGGCCAGGTCACCTTGGGAAGCCAGATCGTCAAGGCCGGGGCCCGCAAGGTCCGCAGGCTCCACGAAGGGCAGATCCTGGCGGGTTTCGCCGGGAGCACCGCCGACGCCATGACCCTGCTGGAGCGCTTCGAGAAGCGCCTGGAGGAGAACCAGGGGCACCTGTTGCGCTCCGCCGCGGCGCTGGTGAAGGAGTGGCGCACCGACAAGGCCCTCCGGCGCCTGGAGGCCATGCTGCTGGTGGCGGACCGGGAGCAGACCCTCCTCCTCTCGGGGGCGGGGGACATCCTGGAGCCCGAGGGCGGGGTAGCCTCCATCGGCTCCGGTTCGGGGTACGCCCTTGCGGCGGCCCGGGGGCTTCTGGAGGGGTCCGACTGGGCCGCCGGAGCCATCGCCCGGAGATCCCTGGAGCTGGCCTCGGAAATCTGCATCTACACCAACGACCAGATCACCCTGGAGGAGTTGCCCCAATGA
- the dprA gene encoding DNA-processing protein DprA: MDRRLKAALVLNACFEGRAGRALQRWTEEGRDPEELLGPSSALPWTVLGLPEDAGETVARRLAQGWAERELEACGRLGVRVLPWGHREIPDGMGDLSTPPGVLYLWGAQPLPGREESVGVVGTRRATAYGRRMAQALGARAGKAGFWLVSGGAGGVDGMAHEGCLAAGGHTAAVLGTGVDRVFPSGHRELFERIRGRGCLVSEYPLGTEGRPWRFPLRNRILAALVCKLAVVEAPSRSGALITARNALDLGREVWAVPGRVDEETCRGSNRLLFDGAYPLVDLEDFLPSGGQRSLFPPASPSPSLPGGLEEEGRAILGLLAREGDRTVDNLASEGRMSAASVLKVLSVLQALGWVYPSGPGRFRAAPDKGCLPTDSNP, encoded by the coding sequence GTGGACCGCAGGCTGAAGGCTGCCCTGGTCCTGAACGCCTGCTTCGAGGGCCGGGCGGGCCGAGCCCTTCAAAGGTGGACCGAGGAGGGGCGCGACCCGGAGGAGCTGCTCGGTCCCTCCTCCGCCCTCCCCTGGACCGTCCTGGGGCTTCCGGAGGACGCGGGGGAGACAGTGGCCCGGCGTCTCGCCCAGGGGTGGGCGGAGAGGGAGCTGGAGGCCTGCGGGCGTCTGGGAGTGCGGGTCCTTCCCTGGGGACATCGGGAGATCCCTGACGGGATGGGGGACCTCTCCACGCCCCCCGGGGTTCTCTACCTCTGGGGGGCCCAACCCCTCCCCGGCAGGGAGGAATCGGTGGGGGTCGTGGGCACCCGGAGGGCCACCGCCTACGGTCGACGCATGGCCCAGGCCCTGGGAGCCCGGGCGGGGAAGGCGGGATTCTGGCTGGTGAGCGGCGGCGCCGGTGGGGTGGACGGCATGGCCCACGAAGGGTGCCTTGCGGCGGGGGGACACACCGCGGCGGTGCTGGGCACGGGGGTGGATCGGGTCTTCCCCTCGGGGCACCGGGAACTCTTCGAGCGCATCCGCGGACGGGGCTGTCTGGTGAGCGAGTACCCCCTGGGCACGGAGGGACGCCCCTGGCGGTTCCCTCTGCGGAACCGGATCCTGGCCGCCCTGGTCTGCAAGCTGGCGGTGGTGGAGGCGCCCTCTCGAAGCGGCGCCCTCATCACCGCCCGGAACGCCCTGGATCTGGGGCGGGAGGTCTGGGCCGTGCCCGGCCGGGTGGACGAGGAGACCTGCCGGGGTTCCAACCGGCTCCTCTTCGACGGGGCCTACCCTCTGGTGGACCTGGAGGATTTTCTCCCCTCCGGGGGGCAGCGGAGCCTCTTTCCCCCCGCCTCGCCTTCCCCTTCCCTTCCGGGGGGGCTGGAAGAGGAGGGGCGGGCCATCCTGGGACTTTTGGCCCGAGAAGGGGACCGAACGGTTGACAACCTAGCGAGTGAAGGTAGAATGAGCGCCGCCAGCGTTCTGAAAGTTCTTTCCGTTCTCCAGGCGCTGGGTTGGGTCTATCCCTCCGGTCCCGGTCGATTTCGGGCCGCCCCGGATAAGGGATGCCTCCCGACGGACTCGAACCCCTGA
- the flgC gene encoding flagellar basal body rod protein FlgC produces the protein MKVFRNIDVAGSALTAHRLWMDTVSSNLANVNTTRTPSGGPYVRKVPIFQEKLMEAMKGAPSSSGVRVAEIAKDPLPPRMVYQPDHPDANAEGYVAYPNVNVVREMADMLVASRAYEASVNVVETGKALWTSALEIMRS, from the coding sequence ATGAAGGTCTTCCGGAACATCGATGTGGCGGGCAGCGCCCTGACGGCCCACCGACTGTGGATGGACACCGTGTCCTCCAACTTGGCGAACGTCAACACCACCCGCACCCCCTCGGGGGGGCCCTACGTCCGCAAGGTCCCCATCTTTCAGGAAAAGCTCATGGAGGCCATGAAGGGAGCCCCTTCCTCTTCGGGAGTCCGGGTGGCGGAGATCGCCAAGGACCCCCTGCCTCCCCGGATGGTGTACCAGCCCGACCACCCCGACGCCAACGCAGAGGGTTACGTGGCCTACCCCAACGTCAACGTGGTCCGGGAAATGGCGGACATGCTGGTGGCCAGCCGGGCCTACGAGGCCAGCGTCAACGTGGTGGAGACGGGGAAGGCCCTCTGGACGAGCGCCCTGGAGATCATGCGCTCCTAA
- the fliE gene encoding flagellar hook-basal body complex protein FliE, with protein MDAIRMDLAQYRLKVEDWMSPAQQEKAGEGTPSVPFEDVLKNSMKQVNALHQGADKMVQKLSLGDVEDVSEVSIAVEKAEMALRTLVEVRNKLVDAYQQIARMPV; from the coding sequence ATGGACGCCATTCGGATGGATCTTGCCCAGTATCGCCTGAAAGTGGAGGACTGGATGTCCCCGGCGCAGCAGGAGAAGGCCGGGGAGGGAACGCCTTCGGTGCCCTTCGAGGACGTGCTGAAGAACAGCATGAAGCAGGTGAACGCGCTGCATCAGGGGGCGGACAAGATGGTCCAGAAGTTGTCCCTGGGAGACGTGGAGGATGTGTCGGAGGTCTCCATCGCCGTGGAGAAGGCGGAGATGGCCCTGCGAACCCTGGTGGAGGTTCGGAACAAGCTGGTGGACGCCTACCAACAGATCGCCCGCATGCCTGTATAA
- the topA gene encoding type I DNA topoisomerase, whose product MPRKKVSPQEEAPLLLSEKEASPAGTPKTPRRKPSASAPEGTSPEAKPAASRPRKAAGEKAAAPSPKEKKPKAPGRRVAAPEAAPRPTRRKAGPSSPHGTLVIVESPTKARTLRKILGGEFSVEASVGHVRDLPKGRLGLDLEHDFEPEYIQVRGKAPVIRRLKELAAGSERVLLASDPDREGEAIAWHLATLLQMDPTSSCRIRMHEITASGVQGAVANPEPIDMDRVQAQQSRRVLDRLVGYQLSPLLWNKVQRGLSAGRVQSVALRLVCEREDEIDAFHPEEYWLLDVQADAEGGREYLLRLERCKGKVFSVPSREEAERVAQVLRSQPLVVAAFKSRESSRGALPPFKTSTLQQDASRRLGFNPRRTMRVAQSLYEGVDLPGRGPVGLITYMRTDSLRLAPEALEGIRRYVGDRFGADYLPDKPNFFSVKGRSQDAHEAIRPTDVTLDPQGIREHLSPEQFRLYELIWNRTVASQMSPARVARTALDVSCGDYGLRQSGVEVLFDGWGKLWPLGVRPTRIPRAEEGEVLGFRDLKMEQRYTQPPARYTEAGLVKVLEEKGIGRPSTYATIVETLSERGYVVRGEEDKKLVPTRLGRGVSGFLVRHFPEVVQVGFTAHMEEDLDRVEAGELPWLAPIEGFWAPFRHTLEDVAATAERVNIPPEEVGENCPQCGKPLVVKRGRYGEFIACSGYPECRFTKKRVTSTGISCPKCGTGELVRRKATKGKAKGRFFYGCNRYPECDYLTWSKPKKAVEPEGEALPVTEERDDG is encoded by the coding sequence ATGCCCCGCAAGAAGGTCTCCCCCCAGGAAGAAGCCCCCCTTCTCCTCTCCGAGAAGGAAGCCTCTCCCGCCGGAACCCCCAAGACCCCCCGGCGCAAGCCCTCCGCTTCGGCCCCCGAGGGAACCTCCCCCGAGGCGAAGCCCGCGGCCTCCCGTCCCCGGAAGGCTGCGGGGGAGAAGGCCGCCGCCCCGTCTCCCAAGGAAAAGAAGCCCAAGGCCCCGGGGCGCCGCGTGGCCGCTCCCGAGGCCGCCCCTAGACCGACCCGCCGCAAGGCCGGTCCCTCGTCCCCCCACGGGACGCTGGTGATCGTGGAGTCCCCCACCAAGGCCCGGACCCTGAGGAAGATCCTCGGGGGAGAGTTCTCCGTGGAGGCCAGCGTGGGGCACGTGCGGGACCTGCCCAAGGGACGCCTGGGTCTGGATCTGGAACACGACTTCGAGCCGGAGTACATCCAGGTCCGAGGCAAGGCGCCGGTGATCCGGCGGCTCAAGGAACTGGCGGCGGGGAGCGAGCGGGTCCTCCTGGCTTCCGACCCGGATCGGGAGGGGGAGGCCATCGCCTGGCACCTGGCCACCCTGCTCCAGATGGACCCCACCAGCTCCTGCCGCATCCGGATGCACGAGATCACCGCTTCGGGCGTCCAGGGGGCGGTGGCGAACCCCGAACCCATCGACATGGACCGGGTCCAGGCCCAGCAGTCCCGACGCGTCCTGGACCGGTTGGTGGGCTACCAGCTCAGTCCCCTCCTGTGGAACAAGGTCCAGAGGGGCCTGTCGGCGGGGAGGGTGCAGTCCGTGGCCCTTCGTCTGGTGTGCGAGCGGGAGGACGAGATCGACGCCTTCCACCCGGAGGAGTACTGGCTTCTGGACGTGCAGGCCGACGCAGAGGGCGGTCGGGAGTACCTCCTGCGCCTGGAGCGCTGCAAGGGCAAGGTCTTCTCGGTCCCCTCCCGGGAGGAGGCGGAGCGGGTCGCCCAGGTCCTGCGGTCCCAGCCCCTGGTCGTGGCGGCCTTCAAGAGTCGGGAAAGCTCCCGGGGTGCCCTGCCCCCCTTCAAAACCAGCACCCTCCAGCAGGACGCCTCCCGCCGCCTGGGCTTCAACCCGAGGCGCACCATGCGGGTGGCCCAGTCCCTCTACGAAGGGGTCGATCTTCCCGGCCGGGGTCCCGTGGGGCTCATCACCTACATGCGCACCGACAGCCTCCGGCTGGCCCCGGAGGCCCTGGAGGGAATCCGGCGCTACGTGGGGGATCGGTTCGGAGCGGACTACCTCCCCGACAAGCCGAACTTCTTCTCCGTGAAGGGGCGTTCCCAGGATGCCCACGAGGCCATCCGCCCCACCGACGTGACCCTGGACCCCCAGGGGATCCGGGAGCACCTGAGCCCGGAACAGTTCCGGCTCTACGAACTCATCTGGAACCGGACCGTGGCCAGCCAGATGTCCCCGGCCCGAGTGGCCCGCACCGCCCTGGACGTGTCCTGCGGGGACTACGGCCTGCGGCAGTCGGGGGTGGAGGTGCTCTTCGACGGATGGGGCAAGCTGTGGCCCCTGGGGGTGCGCCCCACCCGGATCCCCCGGGCGGAGGAAGGGGAGGTCCTGGGCTTCCGGGATCTCAAGATGGAACAGCGCTACACCCAGCCTCCGGCCCGATACACCGAGGCGGGGCTGGTGAAGGTCCTGGAGGAGAAGGGCATTGGGCGTCCCTCCACCTACGCCACCATCGTGGAGACCTTGAGCGAACGGGGCTACGTGGTGCGGGGGGAGGAGGACAAGAAGCTGGTCCCCACCCGTCTGGGCCGGGGAGTCAGCGGTTTCCTGGTGCGCCATTTCCCCGAGGTGGTCCAGGTGGGGTTCACCGCCCACATGGAAGAGGACCTGGACCGGGTGGAAGCGGGGGAGCTTCCCTGGCTCGCCCCCATCGAGGGCTTCTGGGCGCCCTTCCGCCACACCCTGGAGGACGTGGCCGCCACGGCGGAGCGGGTGAACATCCCCCCGGAAGAGGTGGGGGAGAACTGCCCTCAGTGCGGCAAGCCCCTGGTGGTCAAGCGGGGGCGCTACGGGGAGTTCATCGCCTGCAGCGGCTATCCGGAATGCCGTTTCACCAAGAAGCGGGTCACCTCCACCGGCATCTCCTGCCCCAAGTGCGGCACCGGGGAGCTGGTGCGCCGCAAAGCCACCAAGGGCAAGGCCAAGGGGCGGTTCTTCTACGGGTGCAACCGCTATCCCGAATGCGACTACCTCACCTGGTCGAAGCCGAAGAAAGCGGTGGAGCCCGAGGGGGAGGCCCTTCCGGTGACGGAGGAGCGGGACGATGGCTGA